The following coding sequences are from one Arthrobacter crystallopoietes window:
- the hrpB gene encoding ATP-dependent helicase HrpB — protein sequence MTSEYLSFGPANSSGPFDLAAIGTGLVFAESLGELAEAVSAGGPAGSAVVQAPPGTGKTTLVPPLLANLAWNRAGHGARDKGGLPRVVVTQPRRVAARSAARRLAALDGTRLGDRVGYTVRGERRTSPATLIEFVTPGILLRRLLADPGLEGTDAVILDEVHERGLETDLLLGMLAEVRELRGDLTFVAMSATLDAPRFAALIGKYDGEGPARVVDCPSALHPLETVWAPAAVARLDGRGVTRAFLDHVADTAAASHQKALAADAGIDALVFVPGAWEVSLVASRIRNRLRDRAAGTEVLELHGQAGPAAQDRAVSGREPGEPPRIIVSTALAESSLTVPGVRLVIDAGLSREPRRDAARGMSGLVTVSCSRASAEQRAGRAARQGPGRVVRCYDQKTFGAAPAHRTPEIMATDLAGAALVLACWGAPGGQGLALPDDPPRNAMDEAVEVLRDLGAVEPSGHATQLGRTLARIPADPRLGRALLDGSALLRGSATGKRTTAAESVAMVSGELRAPGADLTRLLSALRSGQEPAARRWVEEVRRLEGIVREEVSGVVLPEELSGPVPEGDAVGFVVALAFPDRVARRVPGGGPEQYLLASGTRAGLPAGSPLTGHEWLAVAEVSRAQGRDAAGTGAVIRSAAPLAAETAEAAARHLLADTVDASFVNGRVGARRQRRLGAIVLSSTPIRPPLAEGRAAVVRALGQDGLSVIGWSTTADALRRRLALLHRELGEPWPDVSEDALLARLDEWLSPEIEALAGGTPANAVNLADPLRRLLPWPEAARLGELAPETLEVPSGSRVRIDYPEPGDGDGRPVVAVKLQECFGWARTPRLVDERVPVLFHLLSPAKRPLAVTDDLASFWSGPYAQVRAEMRGRYPKHPWPEDPWTARATARVTRKA from the coding sequence GTGACTTCTGAGTACCTCTCCTTCGGCCCCGCAAACAGCTCCGGCCCCTTCGACCTGGCCGCCATCGGCACCGGCCTGGTCTTTGCGGAGTCGCTGGGGGAGCTGGCAGAGGCCGTCAGCGCGGGAGGCCCGGCCGGATCCGCCGTGGTGCAGGCTCCTCCCGGTACCGGCAAGACCACCTTGGTGCCGCCGCTGCTGGCGAACCTGGCCTGGAACAGGGCTGGACATGGAGCGCGGGACAAAGGCGGCCTTCCCCGCGTTGTGGTCACCCAGCCGCGCCGCGTTGCCGCACGCTCGGCTGCCCGTCGTCTCGCCGCGCTGGACGGCACTCGGCTCGGCGACCGCGTCGGGTATACGGTCCGTGGTGAACGCCGGACCAGCCCTGCAACGCTGATCGAGTTCGTGACCCCGGGCATCCTGCTGCGCCGGCTGCTCGCGGATCCGGGGCTGGAAGGCACGGACGCGGTGATCCTGGACGAGGTCCACGAACGCGGGCTCGAGACGGACCTGCTGCTGGGTATGCTCGCCGAGGTCCGCGAACTGCGCGGCGATCTGACGTTCGTGGCCATGTCCGCTACCCTCGACGCCCCGCGGTTCGCCGCTTTGATCGGCAAGTACGACGGCGAGGGGCCGGCTAGGGTTGTCGACTGTCCTTCCGCGCTCCATCCCTTGGAAACGGTCTGGGCGCCGGCAGCGGTGGCGCGACTGGACGGACGCGGCGTCACCCGCGCCTTCCTGGACCACGTCGCCGATACGGCAGCGGCGTCGCACCAGAAAGCGCTCGCAGCCGACGCGGGGATCGATGCGCTGGTCTTCGTGCCTGGTGCCTGGGAAGTTTCCCTTGTCGCCTCGCGCATCCGGAACCGGCTACGCGACCGGGCAGCCGGGACCGAGGTATTGGAGCTGCACGGGCAGGCCGGACCGGCGGCCCAGGACCGGGCTGTCTCCGGCCGGGAGCCAGGCGAACCGCCGCGGATCATCGTGTCCACGGCGCTCGCCGAATCCTCGCTGACGGTTCCGGGCGTCCGGCTAGTGATCGACGCAGGCCTGTCCCGCGAACCACGGCGGGATGCCGCCCGGGGCATGTCCGGCCTGGTCACCGTGTCCTGTTCCCGCGCGTCCGCCGAGCAGCGAGCCGGCCGCGCCGCACGTCAGGGCCCCGGCAGGGTGGTGCGTTGTTACGACCAGAAGACTTTCGGGGCTGCGCCGGCCCACCGCACGCCCGAGATCATGGCAACGGACCTGGCCGGTGCGGCGCTGGTCCTGGCCTGCTGGGGCGCGCCCGGCGGCCAGGGGCTCGCCTTGCCGGACGATCCTCCCCGGAATGCGATGGACGAGGCCGTCGAGGTGCTGCGCGATCTCGGCGCCGTGGAGCCCTCCGGACATGCCACCCAGCTGGGCCGGACCCTCGCGCGGATTCCGGCAGACCCAAGATTGGGGCGCGCCTTGCTGGATGGCTCGGCTTTGCTGCGGGGCTCCGCTACAGGCAAACGAACTACCGCGGCGGAGAGCGTTGCCATGGTCTCCGGCGAACTGCGAGCGCCGGGCGCAGACCTGACCCGGCTGCTGTCCGCATTGCGCTCGGGGCAGGAACCGGCAGCCAGGCGCTGGGTAGAGGAGGTGCGGCGGCTGGAGGGCATCGTGCGCGAGGAGGTTTCCGGCGTCGTCCTCCCAGAAGAACTATCGGGGCCTGTGCCGGAGGGCGACGCCGTGGGATTCGTCGTCGCCTTGGCGTTCCCCGACCGCGTGGCCCGCCGCGTTCCGGGCGGCGGACCGGAACAGTATCTGCTGGCCTCCGGTACCCGGGCGGGCCTGCCCGCCGGCAGCCCGCTCACCGGACACGAATGGCTGGCCGTCGCCGAGGTATCGCGGGCACAGGGGCGCGACGCGGCCGGAACCGGCGCCGTGATCCGATCGGCCGCACCGCTGGCGGCGGAGACCGCGGAGGCGGCAGCCCGGCACCTGCTGGCCGACACTGTGGACGCTTCCTTCGTAAACGGCAGGGTGGGGGCCCGGCGGCAACGCAGGCTCGGCGCGATTGTGCTGTCCTCAACTCCGATCCGGCCCCCGCTGGCCGAGGGGCGCGCCGCTGTGGTCCGCGCGCTGGGGCAGGACGGGCTGTCGGTCATCGGATGGTCGACGACGGCGGACGCCCTGCGCCGCCGGCTCGCCCTGCTGCACCGCGAACTGGGCGAACCCTGGCCGGACGTTTCCGAGGACGCGCTGCTCGCGCGGCTGGATGAGTGGCTGTCGCCGGAGATCGAAGCGCTGGCCGGCGGCACCCCGGCGAATGCGGTCAATCTGGCCGACCCCTTGCGGCGGCTGCTGCCCTGGCCGGAGGCGGCACGGCTCGGCGAACTGGCACCGGAGACGCTGGAAGTACCGAGCGGTTCGCGGGTGCGGATCGACTACCCCGAACCAGGGGACGGGGACGGCCGTCCGGTGGTGGCGGTCAAGCTGCAGGAGTGTTTCGGCTGGGCGCGGACGCCCCGGCTGGTGGATGAGCGGGTGCCCGTGTTGTTCCACTTGCTCTCGCCCGCCAAACGCCCCTTGGCTGTAACGGATGATCTTGCTTCCTTCTGGTCCGGACCCTACGCGCAGGTACGGGCGGAAATGCGCGGGCGCTATCCGAAGCACCCCTGGCCCGAGGATCCCTGGACGGCGCGGGCGACGGCACGGGTCACGAGGAAAGCCTGA